CATAGAAATTGACCCGGATTTTCTTGAGGGACTCCTTCGCGATCCGTTACGCGTGAGACCGAGCGTGGAGGAGGCGATACATCTCTCGAAGGTTCTTGACATTCCGCTTCACCCCCACTACACCCTCTACTGGAACACGCTGAAGCCCGAAGAGGTCGAGGAGCTCCAGAAAGCTTTGGTGAACGCCCAGATAGAGTGGGACGAGTTCAGAAAGATAAAGTTCGCGAGGAAGGTAATACTCGACAACGATCCCAAAATCAAGCGCTACCTTGAACTTCTGGGCCTTCCGCACGGGCTTGAGCGTACTGAGGATCGGAGAAAGGTCATCGTGGTGGATTACCCGTGGTCAGCCGCTTTGCTAACCCCCCTCGGCAACCTTGAGTGGGAGTTCAAGGCGAAGCCATTCTTTACTGTCATAGACATCATCAACGAGAACAAGGGAATAAAGCTCCGCGATAGGGGCATAAGCTGGATAGGCGCCAGAATGGGGAGGCCGGAGAAGGCCAAGGAGAGGAAGATGAAGCCGCCCGTTCAGGTTCTCTTCCCGATTGGCCTTGCCGGAGGGCCGAGCAGGGACATAAAGAAGGCCGCTGAAGAGGGAAAGGTGGCGAGCGTCGAGATAGCCTTCTTCAAGTGTCCCAAGTGTGGCCACGCTGGGCCTGAACACCTCTGTCCACGCTGTGGGACGAGAAAAGAGCTCCTCTGGCACTGCCCCAAGTGCAACGCCGACTACACAGAGAGCGAGGCGAAGAAGTTTGACTTCCGCTGTCCCCGCTGTGACATCGAGCTCAAACCCTACGCGAGGAGAACCATAAAGCCCTCGGAACTTCTCAGGGGGGCAATGGAGAACGTCAAGGTCTACGGAATAGACCGGCTCAAGGGCGTAAAGGGAATGACCTCGGGCTACAAGATGGCCGAACCCCTTGAGAAGGGCCTCCTCAGGACTAAAAACGACGTCTACGTCTTCAAAGACGGCACGATTCGTTTCGACGCCACAGACGCACCGATAACCCACTTCAAGCCAAGGGAGATAGGGACGAGCGTGGAAAAACTGAGGGAGCTCGGCTACACCCACGACTTCGAGGGGAAGCCCCTTGAGCGGGACGACCAGATAGTAGAGCTTAAGGTTCAGGACGTAATCCTTCCCTACGAAGCTGGAAAATACCTCCTTAAGGTGGCCCGCTTCATAGACGACCTCCTTGAGAAGTTCTACGGCCTGCCAAGGTTCTACAACGCGGAAAAGATGGAGGACTTGGTCGGGCATCTCGTCATAGGCTTAGCACCCCACACTTCAGCGGGAATCATCGGCAGGATTATAGGCTTCTCCGACGTTTTAGTGGGCTATGCCCATCCGTATTATCATGCGGCAAAAAGACGCAACTGTGATGGCGATGAGGATAGTGTAATGTTACTTATGGATGCACTTCTGAACTTTTCCCGTTACTATCTGCCCGAGAAGCGTGGCGGAAAGATGGACGCGCCTTTGGTCGTTACCACGAGGCTCGACCCGAGGGAGGTTGACAGCGAGGTCCACAACATGGACGTCGTCCGGTATTACCCGATTGAATTCTACGAGGCGACCTACGAGCTGAAATCGCCGAAGGAGGTAAAGGCCATCGAGCGCGTGGAGGACAGACTCGGCAAACCTGAGATGTACGAGGGCATAAAGTTCACCCACGACACAGATGACATCGGTTTGGGACCAAAGATGAGCCTCTACAAACAGCTCGGCGACATGGTCGAGAAGGTTGAAAGACAGCTCGCTTTAGCCGAGAGGATTCGCGCGGTTGATGAACACCACGTTGCCGAAACGATACTCAACTCCCACCTGATTCCCGATTTGAGAGGCAACCTCAGGAGCTTCACGAGACAGGAGTTCCGTTGCGTTAAGTGCAACACGAAGTATCGGAGGCCACCTTTAACCGGCAGGTGCCCGAAGTGCGGCGGAAAGATAGTCCTGACTGTGAGTAAGGGCGCCGTGGAAAAATACTTACCAACGGCCAAGATGCTCGTCACCCGTTATCGGGTCAAGGACTACACGAAGCAGAGGATATGCATGACCGAGAAGGACATAAAGACGCTCTTCGAGAACGTTTTGCCCGAAAAGCAGAGAACCCTGATGGGCTTTTCAGCTGACGTCTGCGAGAGGATGATAAAAGAGAGGACTGGCCATTCCAAGGGAAGGAACGGCTACCTCGATGAGTTCAACGGGAAGGGGAAGCGCGGTAATGGAAAGACCGCCGAGAAGAAGCCCGGAACCGATGGGAAGTCAAAGGCCCTCAAAGATGAAGTCAGGAAGGAGAAGCGCGCTAAGGGGAAGAGGAAGAGAAGGGTGAGCCTCGACGAGTTCTTTGGAAGTTAGTTATTTATACTCCTTTTGTCAAATTCTTAATACAATGAACCAGTTCAAGCTCCTCCCCAGCGTTGCCTACCTGCGCGTTCAGAGGCAGGCCTTCATCGGCTATTCCATGCCTTTGGCGGGTTGGATAGGGGAGTACTTGATTAATTACCAAAAGATCCCCAGACCGAACTTTCTTGGAAGGGCTGTGAGAAAGCTGGGCTTTTCTTTCGTCGGGGAGGAGAGGAACGATCACTTCATAACCCAGTTCTTCACGAAGGGGAGCGTTTCCATAAGCGCGAGCTGGGACGTTGAGAGGGAAAGCCTCTTCCTCCAGCTTATCCCGCTCCGCTCTAAACTTTCCCGCGGGCTTACGGTAAGGGCAGAAAACATAGAGTTCTACGACCAGTACGTGGTCTCAATCGAGCCGGCTGTAAAGCTCCCGCCGGGGATTAGGGGAATAGGACTGAAGGCGCTTATCCTTGAGGACTTCTATCCGATTGAGATTCCCTATTGGGGCATGCTCCACGAGGACTGGGAGAGCGAGCTTAACCTTGTTGTGATGCGCGATGAAATCTACGAGGGGCTGAAGCGCGAGGAATACCGCTGTCCCGTCTGCTTTGCCCCGCTTAGCGAGGAGAATGGAGTTTTAAAGTGCCACAGCTGCGGCTTTACCTACGCTCCCGAGACGGACTTTGAAAGGGTCATGGAGACGTTCACGCTGGAGGAGTTTGCGTTCTAGGAAGCTTTTGGAAAAAGCTTCACCAAAAATACGTAGCTCTCCGCAAAACACGACTTTGAGAGGATTTAACTCATGAATGAACTCTCTATGGGCGAGAACTAACTGTAAAGAAACCTTGAATGTAGGTTTACTTTTCTTTGACGCCCCTTGG
The sequence above is drawn from the Thermococcus sp. genome and encodes:
- a CDS encoding DNA-directed DNA polymerase II large subunit — translated: MTELYSPEMKAYFESLQREIDRAYEIARKARAQGKDPSLDVEVPQATDMAGRVESLVGPPGVAERIRELVKEYGKELAALKIVDEIIDGKFGDLGSKERYAEQAVRTALAILTEGIVSAPLEGIADVKIKRNEWADGSEYLALYYAGPIRSSGGTAQALSVLVGDYVRKKLGLDRFKPSKDHIERMVEEVDLYHRAVTRLQYHPEADEVRLAMKNIPIEITGEETDKVEVSHRNVPGVETNHLRGGAILVLAEGVLQKAKKLVKYIDKMGIEGWDWIKEFVEAKEKGKAEEKPSNGSKAEEAGREEVTEEVEKGFYYELYERFKANIAPNKKYTKEIIGGRPLFAEPSTNGGFRLRYGRSRVSGFATWSVNPATMLILDEFIAIGTQMKTERPGKGCIVTPATTIEGPVVKLKDGSVIKVDDYETALRVREQVAEILYVGDALVNFGDFVENNQTLLPANYVEEWWVQELARAIAETYEVELKPFEENPREAVEEASEYIEIDPDFLEGLLRDPLRVRPSVEEAIHLSKVLDIPLHPHYTLYWNTLKPEEVEELQKALVNAQIEWDEFRKIKFARKVILDNDPKIKRYLELLGLPHGLERTEDRRKVIVVDYPWSAALLTPLGNLEWEFKAKPFFTVIDIINENKGIKLRDRGISWIGARMGRPEKAKERKMKPPVQVLFPIGLAGGPSRDIKKAAEEGKVASVEIAFFKCPKCGHAGPEHLCPRCGTRKELLWHCPKCNADYTESEAKKFDFRCPRCDIELKPYARRTIKPSELLRGAMENVKVYGIDRLKGVKGMTSGYKMAEPLEKGLLRTKNDVYVFKDGTIRFDATDAPITHFKPREIGTSVEKLRELGYTHDFEGKPLERDDQIVELKVQDVILPYEAGKYLLKVARFIDDLLEKFYGLPRFYNAEKMEDLVGHLVIGLAPHTSAGIIGRIIGFSDVLVGYAHPYYHAAKRRNCDGDEDSVMLLMDALLNFSRYYLPEKRGGKMDAPLVVTTRLDPREVDSEVHNMDVVRYYPIEFYEATYELKSPKEVKAIERVEDRLGKPEMYEGIKFTHDTDDIGLGPKMSLYKQLGDMVEKVERQLALAERIRAVDEHHVAETILNSHLIPDLRGNLRSFTRQEFRCVKCNTKYRRPPLTGRCPKCGGKIVLTVSKGAVEKYLPTAKMLVTRYRVKDYTKQRICMTEKDIKTLFENVLPEKQRTLMGFSADVCERMIKERTGHSKGRNGYLDEFNGKGKRGNGKTAEKKPGTDGKSKALKDEVRKEKRAKGKRKRRVSLDEFFGS